Proteins from one Mastacembelus armatus chromosome 16, fMasArm1.2, whole genome shotgun sequence genomic window:
- the LOC113136837 gene encoding ectonucleotide pyrophosphatase/phosphodiesterase family member 7, which produces MKMRLELLLLVTVLACAACRPMSKAAARNKLLLISFDGFRWDYDQDVDTPNLDQLALDGVKAKYITPPMLTMTSPSHFTTITGRWVEDHEVVHNMMFNSTTNLKVPHKQTLTRSEWWDNGVLPLWITAQNQGLKTASFHYPGGGANYSGQSVNRVLVEESNHPDDNETEWRQNIDQVMSWFSEEDFHLVTLYYGEPDNVGHAKGPDHPDRKKIIQQIDRTIGYLREAMSRHHLNDRLNVIITSDHGMTTVKKRPQVDEIIIRDYLNLLKLTSFEILDYGGFGIVTPRPGREQEVFDALSNAPNLTVYKKSQIPESFHLGKSERLPPIVIIADLGFNLNSRLIVYVNKGDHGFHNGEMDMKTIFRAFGPDFKSNFLSEPFDSIHIYPLMCELLQIDPAPHNGSLVVTKNLLLQSGGSQRTRLSLALLPLSMLLMFTVL; this is translated from the exons atgaagatgaggcTGGAGCTGCTCCTGCTCGTCACAGTGTTGGCATGTGCTGCCTGCAGGCCGATGAGCAAGGCAGCAGCCAGGAACAAGCTGCTGCTCATCTCCTTCGACGGCTTCAGGTGGGACTACGACCAGGACGTGGACACGCCCAACCTGGACCAGCTGGCTTTGGACGGGGTCAAGGCCAAGTACATCACCCCCCCGATGCTGACCATGACCTCCCCATCCCACTTCACCACCATAACAG GCAGGTGGGTGGAGGACCACGAAGTCGTCCACAACATGATGTTTAACAGCACGACGAACCTCAAAGTTCCTCACAAACAGACCCTGACCAGATCCGAGTGGTGGGACAACGGCGTCCTCCCACTGTGGATCACAGCTCAGAACCAG GGTCTGAAAACTGCTTCCTTCCACTACCCTGGAGGTGGAGCCAACTACAGCGGCCAGTCGGTCAACAGGGTGCTGGTGGAGGAGTCAAACCACCCGGACGACAATGAGACAGAGTGGCGCCAGAACATCGACCAGGTGATGAGCTGGTTCTCAGAGGAGGATTTCCACCTGGTGACGCTGTACTACGGCGAGCCCGACAACGTGGGCCACGCCAAGGGACCGGACCACCCAGACAGGAAGAAGATAATTCAGCAGATCGACCGCACCATTGGCTACCTGAGGGAGGCCATGTCTCGCCATCACCTGAACGATAGACTGAACGTCATCATCACCTCTGACCATGGGATGACCACAGTGAAAAAACGTCCGCAGGTGGATGAAATCATCATCAGAGACTACCTGAATCTACTGAAGCTCACCAGCTTCGAGATCCTCGACTATGGTGGGTTTGGCATCGTGACCCCGCGGCCGGGGAGGGAGCAGGAAGTGTTTGACGCTTTGTCCAATGCTCCCAATCTGACGGTCTACAAGAAAAGCCAGATTCCCGAGAGCTTCCATCTCGGCAAAAGCGAGCGGCTGCCTCCCATCGTGATCATCGCGGATCTGGGATTCAACCTGAACTCT AGATTAATCGTCTACGTCAACAAGGGCGATCATGGTTTCCACAATGGAGAGATGGACATGAAGACCATATTCAGGGCCTTCGGGCCCGACTTCAAGAGCAACTTCCTGTCTGAGCCGTTCGACAGCATCCACATCTACCCTCTGATGTGTGAACTGCTGCAGATCGACCCGGCGCCCCACAACGGGTCTCTGGTAGTCACCAagaacctgctgctgcagagcg GTGGATCACAGAGAACCCGACTGTCTTTGGCCCTGCTGCCGCTGTCGATGCTGCTCATGTTCACTGTGCTCTAA
- the mrps12 gene encoding small ribosomal subunit protein uS12m — protein MSSLWSLRAALVQASQHASAWTSPLLSRTMATLNQMHRQGKPKVAPKPMGATFGRPQLKAVVLKTMIRKPKKPNSANRKCARVRLSNGKEVVVFIPGEGHNLQEHNVVLVQGGRTQDLPGVKLTVVRGKYDCAHVVKKKQ, from the exons ATGTCGTCACTGTGGAGCCTGAGAGCGGCGCTGGTTCAGG CATCCCAGCATGCATCTGCCTGGACGAGCCCCCTCCTCTCCAGGACCATGGCCACCCTCAACCAGATGCACCGTCAGGGGAAGCCCAAAGTGGCTCCTAAGCCCATGGGCGCCACGTTCGGCCGCCCCCAGCTGAAGGCGGTGGTCCTGAAGACCATGATCCGAAAGCCCAAGAAACCCAACTCTGCGAACAGGAAGTGCGCTCGGGTGCGGCTCTCTAACGGGAAGGAGGTGGTAGTGTTCATCCCCGGGGAGGGACACAACCTGCAGGAGCACAACGTGGTGCTGGTGCAGGGCGGGAGGACGCAGGACCTGCCCGGCGTCAAACTCACCGTGGTCCGAGGAAAATACGACTGTGCTCACGTGGTGAAGAAGAAGCAGTAG